The following is a genomic window from Neomonachus schauinslandi chromosome 15, ASM220157v2, whole genome shotgun sequence.
taatcgactgagtcacccaggcaccccacgattGAAATGCTTTTTGTGACCTAACCTTGGAAATCACACATGGTCGCTTCTTCAGTAGATCATTCATTGTGGGAGGGGACTATAGCTAAGAGCATGAGTACCAGGAGGTGGGGATCCCTGGGACCATCTTGGATGCTACCACAAGAAGTAATGCATaggttactttgtttttttattgaggtataattgaagCATAATgtttattagtttcaagtgtacaacgtAATGAATcagtatttgtgtatattgtgaaatgatcaccacaataaggcTATAGATGGTTATTTTAGAACGACAGGATTAGTTAAGATCACCTAGGGAACGAGTATATAGAGAGAGGACAGGAAGATTGGGCCAACATTCAGAGGTCACAAAGAAGAGTCTGAAAAAAGTGGCAAGTGAGGTATTGTCTAAGGGAGCCCAGTGGAGAAATGCTTCCAAAAGAAAGGAATGCTGAGGAACTAGGATAGTAGCTAAGAACCAATAAACTGGGTTTAGCCTTGTGCAAAACCCCTTTCTCCTTTGAGTCTCACACAATTCAAATGTAGTTATAAGGAAAACAGATGTTATTTGAAATAGTAACTATTACAGCCACTTTTGAGGACCAGAAAAGGGGCATCCTGTATTATGTGGGGCTGTGGACCTTGTTGAGGAAAAGACCTTGATAATCTCTTTGGGTCTAAAAGGTAAAGTTTTCCTATGACATGTTCCAGAAGGGGAGAGCTAGGCAGAGAGTTGAATTGCTGTGCACAATACAGGGAGATAAATGGAGCACTGGAAACCACtagcaaatacatatatatttttattcttatgttaatccccatacattacatcattagttttacatgtagtgttccatgattcgttgtttgtgcatgacacccagtgctccatgcagaatgtgccctcctcaatacccaccaccaggctaacccatcctcccacccccctcccctctagaaccctcagtttgtttttcagagtccatcgtctctcatggtttgtctacccctccggatttcccccacttcattcttcccctcctgctaccttcttcttcttttttttttcttaacatatattgcattatttgtttcagaggtacagatctgagattcaacagtcttgcacaattcacagcgcttaccagagcacataccctccccagtgtctatcacccagtcaccccatccctcccaccccaccccccactccagcaaccctcagtttgtttcctgcaattaagaattcttcatatcagtgagatcatatgatacatgtctttctctgtttgacttatttcactcaacataataccctccagttccatccacgtcgttgcaaatggcaagatctcattccttttgatggctgcataatattccattgtgtatatataccacatcttctttatccattcatctgtcgatggacatcttggctctttccacagtttggctattgtggacattgctgctataaacatcggggtgcatgtaccctttcggatccctacttttgtatctttggggtaaatacccagtagtgcaattgctggatcatacggtagctctattttcaactttttgaggaacctccatactgttttccagagtggctgcaccagcttgcattcccaccaacagtgtaggagagttcccctttctccgcatccccgccaacatctgttgtttcctgacttgttaattttagccattttgactggtgtgaggtggtatctcattgaggttttgatttggatttccctgatgccgagcgatattgagcactttttcatgtgtctgttggccatttggatgtcttctttggaaaaatgtctgttcatgtcttctgcccatttcttgattggcttctttgttctttgggtgttgagtttgatgagttctttatagattttggatactagccctttatctgatatgtcatttgcaaatatcttctcccattctgtNNNNNNNNNNNNNNNNNNNNNNNNNNNNNNNNNNNNNNNNNNNNNNNNNNNNNNNNNNNNNNNNNNNNNNNNNNNNNNNNNNNNNNNNNNNNNNNNNNNNNNNNNNNNNNNNNNNNNNNNNNNNNNNNNNNNNNNNNNNNNNNNNNNNNNNNNNNNNNNNNNNNNNNNNNNNNNNNNNNNNNNNNNNNNNNNNNNNNNNNNNNNNNNNNNNNNNNNNNNNNNNNNNNNNNNNNNNNNNNNNNNNNNNNNNNNNNNNNNNNNNNNNNNNNNNNNNNNNNNNNNNNNNNNNNNNNNNNNNNNNNNNNNNNNNNNNNNNNNNNNNNNNNNNNNNNNNNNNNNNNNNNNNNNNNNNNNNNNNNNNNNNNNNNNNNNNNNNNNNNNNNNNNNNNNNNNNNNNNNNttccatttctttgtgtcttcctcaatttctttcatgagtattttatagttttctgagtacatatcctttgtctctttggttagatttattcctaggtatcttatggttttgggtgcaattgtaaatgggattgactccttaatttctctttcttctgtcttgttgttggtgtataggaatgccaccacTAGCAAATATTAAAAGGAAGTGTGACTTCAGAAAGCTGCATGCTGAAGCAAGTCAGCTAACATGGCATAATAAGCTTCCATGGGCTTTTGCACTCAGCGAGGGAATTCCTCCAGGCTTGCAtgactcttccctctcccttctgctccctTTGACACTCCTTACTCATCTGGGTTCTGCATCCCATTTTGGTTCCGTACACTAATAATAATAGAATGCAAATACTGAGTACTTGTTAGGTGCCAGAGAGTGCTCCTAGTGCTTTAtgtatgttatctcatttaatctccacaaaaCCCACCCACTTCaaagatcaggaaactgagacacacagagatTAGGTTACTTGTTATGAAGTGGCAGAgccagtctggcttcagagcccagGCTCTTAATCATTAAATCctgctcttatttttccttttagggtTTTGAATTTGGCAATCCAGATTGAACCCCCATCTACTCAGGCTTAGACTTTGGCCACCTCCTGCCACAACCCAGAACATGATATCTGTTATTGACTTGTGagccccaaaagaaaccccactCTGGGCCTCACCAGTGCCAGATAGGAGAAAGGACATCGAAGCAATGTTTGTTTATACCCTTGTGTTTTTTTACATGTGTTCCTCTGttccctttttcccttctctgcctggctgatttattttcttttttaaaattgattaattaatttgagagagagagagagagagagagagagagagagagagtggggggaggggcagaatgagaaggaaaaagagaatctcaagtagactctgctctgagcacagagtccaattcagggctcgattccatgaccctgagatcacaacctgagtcaaaatcaagagtcggatgaccaacctactaagccacccaggttgaTTGTTGTATGAAACAATTAGTTGCCCCCTGACAAATTGTTGTATGGTTGATTTTTGTATGAAACAATTAGTTGCTCCCTGACCAATTGTTCACTTCTTCCTCCATGTGTCCTTTGAACTTCTATGTGCCCTATATTTCTGTATCACCATTCCTAGTAGATATCTATCTCTGCCCTCAATTGTGAGCTCCTCCAGGGAGGGACCCTATCTTGTTTGTCTTTGAGTCTCCAGTCTTGCACACTGTAGGGGTTCCATAAGTGTTTCTTGACTGAATGAAAGAAGGTCCTAGGAAATGAACAGGACAACTGTTATCCCCCATAGTGGACAATGTAATTTTGCTATAACCTTGATGGGCTTATGTAAAAAGGACAGAACTTCTAAAAGAAACTTCTTAACTTAATTTCCAACCTCCACATCTTCATCTCAGTGTTTGTCTACTTTACTAGTAGTATTTTACAAACCTCTCTCTATGCTCTTGACATTATTGTTGTAATCAAGAAGGTACGTATTTCACATTATTaccatttatcttttatttaactcTATTAAAACAATACTACTTGATCAAAATCCTGTGATTAAAATATGTTCCAGGTCACCAAAAGAAAGTTTATTAGAAGACTACACCAGGTCCAGAAAGATATAAAGCGATTTTGGCTTGTTATAAAGACCAACATGGCCACAGTGACTTGTAATTAAAGAGCAAAAGGGACTCAAAGTGAATAGGGAATCCAAGGAGAATGAAACAGACTAAAGTAGAATTGAACTAATATAGTATCTTACTCAGAAAGGGATAATTTCTACTTGTAAATTTCCTGTTCCTGAGGAACAACTATGGGGCAGATCTTGTGAAATTTTACATTAGTTCTTCCTGAACTTGAGATGAGACCACTTCACCGTTCACCACTTCCTGCACAATTGTCTTGATTTTCCGGGATTTAGTTTGGtctaaagataaaaatggaataaagggGCAAGAGTTAGTGTTTCACATATTCAACCAAAGCTGGTTGTTGTTTAACTTAAACCTTAAACGAGATATTGGCAGATAGTGTCCATCTAATTTAAACTTTCAAAAGTGACTTTTGCATTCTAAAGCAATGCATTTTATTCagtgaaaatgaaatgtattcaaTAGTGTCGTCTTATGcacagatgaaaatatttttctttttaaaaatttaaaaagtggttatAATGTTCATAACACTTCTTTGTAGAGTAGATTGTTTTCCTTCTGGGCTTGCCAGAAGTTTTAATACAGTATAATCTACTCATTTTTCTGCAggaatgcataaatatttttccttggcTCAGAATGCAAATAtagtttaaattattaataatactgCAATATTCAAGAGATCTTATCATTTTAGTCATTCATAAGTGTGATTCTGACTTATTCTAAGTGATTCTTAGGGAATCTACATACCTTTAGAGGAGTCGACCGATTGTGTTTGAGGTTTGGAGTCTGTCACATATAAAGTTTCATCGAAACCGTCACtgtaaagaaaacaagagatGATACCACATGATGCTTtctgggaggaggagaaataaagagttagCTATTTAAGCTGAAAATGTACATAAAACTATGGCTAAATAGAGAAGGTAGTCTAAATTTCTTGATGAACAACGATTGAATAATGCACCCTGAGAGTAATCAGTTAGTGCCGTGGACTTTTATCTTCAAACCCTGCCTAAAACGGGCTCTCAAAGTGAAGCAAACTGGCAGAAGTTAGATTTCCTGATTTACAGCCTTGGGCTCTTCCCACTAGTCCAGGCTGCTGCTTTTGGAAAGTTCACTGCAGTAGCGTTGTGAGGTGATTTGGGTGGCTGTTGTTTGATGTGTCGTTCTTTGCATTGGGGCATTGATATCAGAACTCTAATGGGTGACTTCTCTAGTGCTCGTTTTCTGTATGCCTCTGTCTGTGGTGCCATTATCCCAGCATTTTATGAATGATCAAGTAAGATAACTCGTGACAACACTTTGCAAAGTGTAGAACATTGAATAAATCCAAGGCACGCTGTTAGGAGATGTGGTGTTTCCCATCAACGAGAGAACCCTTCCTTCTATTGCCCCAAACGCATCAGGTGGCCACTGTTGGTCAGCCACTGAAGTTATTTTCAACCTATTTGAACCTGTCTATTCACCCTTGGGCCTCGCCATCCAGGAGGCGGCGGTAGGTCTCGATCTCCAGCTCCAGGCGGGCCTTGGCGTTCAGCAGCCGCTGGTGGTCGGCGTCCTGGTGCTCGGTGTCGGCGCGCACCTGGAGCAGCTGCTCCTCCAGGCTGCCGATGAGCTGCTGCACCTGGGACAGCTGGCCGCAGTAGTCGCCCTCCACTTGGGCCAGCGAGACCTCCAGGGATTTCTTCTGCACGTGGGAGGGAAATGGCAGAGACAGAACAATGGAGGGGACCGTTCAGAGGAAGGCAGCCGGCCAATGACCTTACCAACGCGGATGCCACGTTTTCTTTGGAAGTAGAAATGATGCTGCGTGTACACGCCCTACCGTGGCCAGCTGGGACTGGAGCTCGATCTCCAGGTTTTGAACTGCGCGCCTCAGGTCGGTGACCTCGCTCTTGCTGGACCGAAGCTGCTCAGTGTTGGTGCTGATCTCCTTCCTGAGCTCCCCACTCTGCCACGGCAAAGAGGGGCGAAGGGACGTGAGCGCGCGCTGCTCCCGTGGATCTTTTCTGCAAATGTGGCaaagccttttgtttttgtttgtggtaCCTTTTCAATGAACCAGGCCTCTGCGTCCTTACGATTCTGCTCAGCGATGGCTTCGTACTGCGCCCTCATGTTGTTGAGGAGCTTGGTGAGGTCCACCGCTGGAGCAGCGTCCATTTCCACGCTGATCTCCCCTGGGCCACCTGCCCGGACGCTTTGGAGCTCCTGGGGACAGCGAATGAGAAGAGGGGCGCAGAGGCCCGTTATAACTTTCGTGGGTCTCTTCCAACAGAGAAGACCTTAAACGTCTATTTTATGACCATGTTGGCGAccgaaataatgcaatatattaaaacttttttttttaacctacaaattcatattttttttttaacttaaaagaaCTTAAGACCTTGTCTTGGGTCCCTAAACTTACCATGGGCCCTAGGGACTGTGCCTACCATGGCAAATGGATGAGTTGGCCCTGCTTCTTGGGGGTCCAGGGCCTTTACAAAGAAGGGAAGGCCTGGTGGAAAAGTTATAGTGGGGTTTCAACCACAGCTGCCAAACTGGGGCTATAGACAGTGCCAAGGCTTGCACACTGTTCGTACCATAGTCATTGATTTTCAATAGAAAGCTCTTTGGAAGCCATTGCCGGGGTCCTGATTAATGTCTGTTTATACACCAGCTTTTGATATACTATGTGGCATACTAGAGTTTATTGTGTGTTTTACACGGGGCATAACCAGTTTCTCCAACGTATATAACAGTATGTATTATTGGCAGActtttgtttttgaacttcaaaaatactatatttttaaaaatcactcaatTAGGACAATTAAAATTCTGGTTGTCCTTATCTAATgatgaaaatgacaaaatcagAAAGCACCTCTAATCTGTTAAACTTTAACAGGAACCACCATcaatcccaccaccaccaccacacatacacatacaccctgaaattcaaaacaaatagcCAGTTTAACAGGGGTATCATGTGTCATCCATATCCGTTCTAACTCTGGATTTGTAAATTTGAAATTGTAATTTTTGGATTCGGGAGGGAAAAAAGCAGCTTAGAAATCTGCCTACCTCTTCATGGTTCTTTTTTAGGTAGGCCAGTTCTTCTGTTAGGTTCTCGATCTGCATCTCCAGGTCGGCTCTGGCCAGGGTCAGCTCGTCCAGCACCCGGCGCAAGCCGTTGATGTCGGCCTCCACACTCTGGCGCAGGGCCAGCTCGTTCTCATACCTGAAAACCAAGCGCAAAACAGTTTCCAGAGTCAACGTACCCATTTGAATAAGGCCCCTGCCATCATCTTCAGGGCTGTTTTGTGTCCTGGTGGAAGTGATTATGTAGAGGTGGTAACGTATGATGCTCTGtctactttttaacatttttctttccttttttttcataatagtttACTGCTCAGttggaaagaagccagaaaattGTGAGGTGAGACTTTTCTCCCAGCAATGAACCTCAGTAGCCCTGCATCCCAGGGAACAGTTTCCCCTTTTGGCTGGCTGCCCTGGCTATAAACAGTAGTAGCCCCTCTCCAGGTGGAGTTTCTGATGGAATCCTAAAAgcagttgaaaataaaaaagtaattttttttgcttaacttttattcatgatttaatTTAGGACATTGGTACTTCTCTAATAGCTTTTATCAGGATCATTCACCACTGGAACATCCTGCATGGAGATTTCATGGAGCAAAACAAGCGTTAGTGTTTCTCTCTTATGTGTGGGAGGGTGGAAtatgggagaagaggaaagaatataaaaataggtGTGTGGTTAATATTTTTGTGGTATGTGTCATTAGGAAAAAgataatttcacttctaggtaaaaacattattaattcattttgatACTTGGAAGATTGAGGTTTAGGACATTGGTGTAAATATCATGTTGCATTATGAGCCAAAAGCAAATTACAAGCATGGTGGTGATTGTAGCCCTAGGTTTAAGTAGCTTATAATTAAGGACGTGAATGTGAATTGTGTTTGAATCTGCTTTCTTCCTAGAATGCCCAGTGTAAATTTACCAAAACAACAAATGTGTGGAGCATGCGTACTGCAGAGGGTTTGAAACATTTGCCATCAACAAAGGCAGGAAAATAGGGAATAAGAAGAAATGATGAGACATATCAATTATCATTAGTCTTTCTTTTGTTGTACTCACTTCATTCTGAAGTCTTCAGCAGCCAGTCTTGCATTGTCGATCTGCAAGATGAGCTGGGCATTTCCAATGCTGGCAGAAATGATCTGGCAAAATAGgggaaaacacaaaaaatgaagTTGTAAAATACTAGTATTATGTGAGtgcatttctgaaaagaaatttttaggtGATGTTAACATGCTATTTTATTAAGAGTTTAAGacagtttaactttttaaaagaaaacgtatttataacattttatttaaaaactgagaaacattttttttgcaGAAAGGTAGTGGAAATACACTTTTtatgataaatgataaaatgaaactAAGTATCTTGAGATGAGAAATTGCTCCCAATACAGTCAAATTGAGAAATACCTTAAGTTTTAGGCAGTTTGTCattgtaaaatattataatagcaaaaaagaaaaataaaaaagaatcccCAAAGCCCCTTCAAAAACCATATTCTTACCTCATTCCTGAGGTCTTCGATCAATGGATAATATTTACTGTAATCACTCTGTGACCCGGGGTATCCAGTCCCAGATTCTCGTGTTTCATACCAttctctaattttgttttctagcTCAGTATTAGCCTCTTCTAGAGCTCGAACCTTATCCAGATAGGAAGCCAATCTGTCA
Proteins encoded in this region:
- the KRT12 gene encoding keratin, type I cytoskeletal 12, which codes for MSLSVHTSGLPRRLSSQSRARGTSASIVGSSYGGSTFGFGDSCGGGFSTASMFGSSSGFGGGSGISLAGGLGTAYGGALGGGFGGLGGGFGGLGIGFGGSPGGGFGGILSGNDGGLLSGSEKETMQNLNDRLASYLDKVRALEEANTELENKIREWYETRESGTGYPGSQSDYSKYYPLIEDLRNEIISASIGNAQLILQIDNARLAAEDFRMKYENELALRQSVEADINGLRRVLDELTLARADLEMQIENLTEELAYLKKNHEEELQSVRAGGPGEISVEMDAAPAVDLTKLLNNMRAQYEAIAEQNRKDAEAWFIEKSGELRKEISTNTEQLRSSKSEVTDLRRAVQNLEIELQSQLATKKSLEVSLAQVEGDYCGQLSQVQQLIGSLEEQLLQVRADTEHQDADHQRLLNAKARLELEIETYRRLLDGEAQGDGFDETLYVTDSKPQTQSVDSSKDQTKSRKIKTIVQEVVNGEVVSSQVQEELM